Proteins encoded in a region of the Carassius carassius chromosome 49, fCarCar2.1, whole genome shotgun sequence genome:
- the LOC132132093 gene encoding ADP-ribosylation factor-like protein 15 isoform X2: MLDYCFRTLCCKGPPPPRPEYDVVCIGLTGSGKTSLLSRLCSEATDNIVPTTGFSIKAVPFQNAILNVKELGGADSIKKYWSRYYQGSQGVVFVLDSASSEEDLEMARTELHSALQHPQLCTLPFLILANHQDKPAARSVQEIKKYFELEPLARGKSWILEGSTVDSMDMVKESFSQLIHLLEEKDQEIGRI, translated from the exons TGTTTCAGGACATTGTGCTGTAAAGGACCTCCTCCTCCCAGACCAGAATATGACGTGGTTTGTATCGGTCTGACGggttctgggaagaccagcctGCTCTCCAGACTTTGCAGTGAGGCAACAGACAACATCGTCCCTACCACAG GTTTTAGCATTAAGGCTGTCCCGTTCCAGAATGCCATTTTAAATGTCAAGGAACTCGGAG GAGCGGACTCAATTAAAAAGTACTGGAGCCGGTACTACCAGGGCTCTCAAGGGGTGGTGTTTGTTTTGGACAGTGCTTCGTCGGAGGAGGACCTGGAGATGGCGCGTACAGAGCTCCACTCTGCCCTGCAGCATCCGCAGCTCTGCACACTTCCCTTCCTCATTCTGGCCAACCACCAGGACAAACCTGCTGCCCGCTCTGTACAAGAG ATAAAGAAATACTTTGAGCTGGAACCTCTGGCACGAGGTAAGAGCTGGATTCTGGAGGGCAGCACGGTGGACAGCATGGACATGGTGAAGGAGAGCTTCAGTCAGCTCATTCATCTGCTCGAAGAGAAGGACCAGGAGATAGGCAGGATATGA